DNA from Kitasatospora herbaricolor:
GCTCGCCGTCCTCAGCCTCGGCGACCAGGCCCTGCTGGCCTCCGCCGGGCAGGACGGCAGCGTCCGGCTCTGGGACCTCGCCACCGGGCAGCCGCTGGCCGTGCTCACCGGCCACTCCGGCACGGTCACCGCCCTCGCCTTCCTGCGCACCGGCGGCGACCCCCTGCTCGCCTCCTGCGCCCTCGACGGCACCGTGCGCACCTGGGACGTCTACACCGCCCGCGCCCTGGACGGCCGTCCCGTCGCCCGTGGCTGGCTCACCGCGCTGGCCGCCGTCCCGCACGACGGACGCGACCTGCTGGTCACCGGCGACGAGAGCGGGCAACTCACCTTCTGGGACCCGGCGACCTGGACGGCCGTCGGCGACTGCGCGCCCGGCCCCGGCCAGGACTTCCCGGTCAACGCCCTGGCCGTGGGCGAGCTGGACGGGCGGCCGGTGCTGGCGGCCGGCCACGGCGACGGCACCCTGCGCCTGTGGGACGCCGCGACCCGCACCACCCTGCACACCGCCGCCCCGGAGGGCGGACCGGTCACCTCCGTGGCGCTCTGCCCCGCCGGAGACCGCACACTCGTCGTCTGCGGCACGGCCACCGGCGCGGTCCGCTGCCTCGACCCCCGCAGCGGCGCCCCGCTGTCCGTCCCCACCTCGCACACCGGGCCGGTCTCGGCGGTCGCCGTCGGCGCCCCGGACCAGGACGGCCGGGCCCTGCTGGCCTCGGCCGGCACCGACGGGACCGTCCGGGTGCGGGAGGCGCTCGGGGGCGCCCCGCTGCTGCGCCTGACGGCCGATCCGGCGGGGGTGACGGCGCTGGCCGTCGGCTCGGTGGCGGGCCGTCCGACGCTCGCCACGGCCGGCCGCGACGGCACGGTCCGGCTCTGGGACGCCACCGACGGCGCCCCCGGCCCGGCGCCGGCCGGCTCCCTGCCGGGCCCGGTCACCGCGCTCTCCTTCGGCCTGCTGGACACCCGCGAGGTGCTGGTCGGCGGCGGCGCCGACGGGTCGCTGCGGATCTGGGACGCCCGGGACGGCAGCCCGGCGGGGGACTTCGCCGGAGGCGGGTCCCCGGTGCGCAGCCTCGTCCTCCAGGACCTGGGCGGCGAGACCCTGCTGGCCGCCGGCGACCAGGGGGCGACCCTGCGGCTCTGGCACGCCGGGAGCGGAACACTCTTGAACGAGGCCGAGTTGGACCGGCTGCCGCTGGCGGTCGCCTTCGGCGAGGCCGGCCTGCACGTGGTCGGCCCGGGCGGGGCGACCACGCTCTGACCGGCACGGCAGACGCAAACGGATCGTGACGAAGACCGCCTCCGGCCCCCAGCGGGCCGGAGGCGGAAGGGGACGGGCGGCGGCAACGGCGCCCGGGAAAGTGGGGTGGGCGGCCATGAGCGGTTCGTCGTTCCAGATCGACCTCGACGAGGTCGAGGCTGCGGCCAAGAAGATCCGGACCATGCTGGACGACCTGGAGGCCCCGGCCGCCCGGCTGGACGCCGTGATCAAGCAGATCCAGCCGACGGTCTACGGCACCGACAACGTGGGCAAGTCGCTGACCGGCGGCACGTCCTCGGTCGGCGGACTGTCCGAGCACCAGAAGCAGGTCTTCGAGGGCGTCAAGCGCTACCTGCAGAACTCGGCGCAGCTGGCGGCGAACCTGGAGCTGATGTGCCAGCGCTACCGGGCGACCGACGAGGCCCGCGCGGTCGACCTGCGGGCCCTGGACGGGGGCCGCGGCGAGACCGAGCCCGTCCCGGCGAGCCTGCCCACGGTGCAGGAGCCGCCGATCCCGCAGAAGGACCCGGTCACGCTGCACGTCCCGCACGGCCAGGCGGACATCTACCACGACCCGACGGCCCCCGAACTCGACTACAACGAGCGCGATCCGGACCCCGAGCCGATCCCGCGCCCGGCTCCCGGCGGCGCGCACAACCAGCTGATCTGATCGGTCGGTCCGTCCGACCGGCGGCCGCCCACGCGGGCCGGGGCCGCCGCCCCGGGGGGCCCGGGAGGCCCACCGGCGCCGGGCGGCCCGGCACCGCACCCGCTCCGCCGTACCGGTGACACGGCGTCGGGCCCGGGGACCCCGGGCCCGGCCGTCCGTCGCCCCCTCATTCCCCTCATCCGTCCCAGGCCAGCCGGCCAGCCGAAGAGAGCGACTCGTCATGATCGAGCTGCCGTCCGACCTCGCCGAGGTGCTGAAGGTCGTCCAGAGCAACGAGCACGGCTCCGGCATCGTGTTCCCGAACGCCAACGAGGAGTTGCTGGCCGAGCTGGCAGCCGCCTGGGAGGCCTGGAACACCGCCGCCGAACCCGCGGTCCGCACCATCGTGGCGAGCGCCAACCGGGCGATGGCCAACATGTCCGGCGCCGCCGCCGACAGCTTCGAGGCCTACCTGCGCAAGTACGCCGGCACCGACCAGTCGCACGCGGTCACCACCCTGGACGCCGGGGTCGCGATGGCCCAGTCGCTGCGTGGGGCCGAGCAGGCGGTGACCCAGACCAAGAGCGAGATGGTCCGTGAACTCCGTTACGCGAAGGAGTACATGGACCAGAACCCGGCCGGCAAGCACGACGACATCGCCCAGTCCGAAGGCATCAAGACGGCCGCGGACACCTACAACCGCTACGTCGGCCAGGTCGGCACCAGCGTCGACTCTATGCTCCGGGAGAGCGCCGGCCACATCGAGCGGATGACCGGTGCCGGCCAGATCGCCACCCTCGGCAGCCACGGCGACGGAACGACGGCCCCGACCCGGGGCACTGCGGCCGGCGCCTCGTTCGACCCCTCCACCCTCCAGCGCCCGGACGGCGTGGACCTGGCCTCCTACTCCGGGGCCGTCCCGCCCGGCGGCTCGGCGGCCGAGTTCTCCCCCTTCAGCGCCGCGGACGGAGGGCCCGGCGGGATGCCGGGCACGCTTCCGGACGGAATGGGGGGCGTCGGAGGGTCCGGTGGCAGCCCCTACCGGCCGCAGCTGGCCTCCTTCAAGCCCTTCGAGCCGCCGGCCCCCGGCGGCCTGGGCGGCTTCGGCGGCGTGTC
Protein-coding regions in this window:
- a CDS encoding WD40 repeat domain-containing protein, which encodes MAADGRLRVEALVGTTRTVRTGRLDLAVLNRVLGALLAGPPGAAPGRDAAPDGPAAAADTGRRLTVTGLLPDGDASWDDATTSPVPGVGRALEALAAQVLDPAAAGRLPGVLLALDEIDPAEAGTTARPAAAIGTVGGRAAYALAEPEQGFGLVALDGADPLGGSGTEAGVLPTALALGTAGGRELFAVGGADGAVQVWDAVSGALLHGTAGGEGAQAVTAGLVQGVPLVFSAGRQGEVQAWHAEDGRALGLLSVAGQGAAVLCHARCAGLDLVAAAGDDALVRVWDAATGEQLHLLVGHGDRVTALAVLSLGDQALLASAGQDGSVRLWDLATGQPLAVLTGHSGTVTALAFLRTGGDPLLASCALDGTVRTWDVYTARALDGRPVARGWLTALAAVPHDGRDLLVTGDESGQLTFWDPATWTAVGDCAPGPGQDFPVNALAVGELDGRPVLAAGHGDGTLRLWDAATRTTLHTAAPEGGPVTSVALCPAGDRTLVVCGTATGAVRCLDPRSGAPLSVPTSHTGPVSAVAVGAPDQDGRALLASAGTDGTVRVREALGGAPLLRLTADPAGVTALAVGSVAGRPTLATAGRDGTVRLWDATDGAPGPAPAGSLPGPVTALSFGLLDTREVLVGGGADGSLRIWDARDGSPAGDFAGGGSPVRSLVLQDLGGETLLAAGDQGATLRLWHAGSGTLLNEAELDRLPLAVAFGEAGLHVVGPGGATTL